One genomic segment of Ferrimonas sp. YFM includes these proteins:
- a CDS encoding DUF2947 family protein, with translation MKYSDFEHYPYLWVFKRQDMDVSEQDLSHIRPLTPRAADELWQAQISKNANHCTDLRKGDWARNQQTWQETLPWEAAFDSDDPSLPEEVEPFLAWDDNTVVWVCYGSDHVVETHWAVFRRNWKCFMFADEAALVIGKRRRQALFFADEHNLKLGTRPQ, from the coding sequence ATGAAGTACAGCGACTTTGAACACTACCCCTACCTCTGGGTGTTTAAGCGACAGGATATGGATGTAAGCGAACAGGATCTGTCCCATATCCGTCCCCTGACCCCCAGGGCCGCCGACGAGCTGTGGCAGGCGCAGATCAGCAAAAACGCCAACCACTGCACCGACCTGAGAAAGGGGGACTGGGCCCGTAACCAGCAAACCTGGCAGGAGACCCTGCCCTGGGAAGCCGCCTTCGACAGTGACGATCCCTCCCTGCCGGAAGAGGTGGAACCCTTCCTGGCCTGGGACGACAACACCGTGGTCTGGGTCTGCTACGGCAGCGATCACGTGGTGGAGACCCACTGGGCGGTGTTCCGTCGCAACTGGAAGTGCTTCATGTTTGCCGACGAGGCCGCCCTGGTGATCGGCAAGCGCCGCCGCCAGGCCCTGTTCTTCGCCGACGAACACAATCTCAAACTGGGCACCCGGCCCCAGTAA
- a CDS encoding phosphoketolase family protein, with protein MATSKEIGALKKLVRASNFLSVAQIYLKQNVLLQRDLQHDDIKPRLLGHWGTCPGIAFVYAHINRLICKHNRPFLYLVGPGHGFPAVQANLFIEGSLSHFYPETIPYKEAGMKQICEKFSAAYGYPSHANPEAPGQILEGGELGYSLAVGYGAALDNPDLINVVLVGDGESETGPLAASWYANRLLDPKNSGAVLPILHINGYKISGPTRLGRMDDEEIRMEFTGLGYEVLFVDDEKEEDVYVQMADAMDRAYEIINDIQTRARNGEDVCKPKWPVIAMRTAKGWTGTKEADGKKLEGNCDSHQVIINNCAKDPEHLRMLNEWMASYGFDELYKIEDDGSIKFDADIESLIPREDLRIGRQILSYGGEVVRPLNKPDLKGLSYGSETPRGQRGVSMNKMGEWMRDAFRLNAEQKNLRIFSPDETYSNQLQAVFEETSRAWQWPIKEWDNDMSRDGRVMELLSENLLFGMLHGYTVTGRHGMFPTYEAFAQVVSSMCDQYCKYVYASQGVPFRKPVPSCNVVLSSLLERQDHNGYSHQNPSLLGAMLEKHPTIISAYLPADGNSTLCYTEKAFDDRDKLNVIVAGKKELPQWLTLEEAKKQCAEGIMTWDFASDENPDVVLASCGDYVTQECMAALVLIRELLPTLKIRFVNISELTSDGIGSLKYGQNPTLLDEFLTKDKGVVINYHGYPNTIHKLLFNYPGIKRCRVKGYVEEGSTTTPFDMGVRNGTSRYHLVIDMAYKAFQQGVITDAQHVEITTDMLQRLVDHRNYIKEFGVDPKEITDWVWSR; from the coding sequence ATGGCAACTAGCAAAGAAATTGGTGCGCTGAAAAAACTGGTTCGCGCAAGCAATTTTCTCTCAGTAGCTCAAATTTACCTGAAGCAAAACGTACTGCTGCAACGCGATCTGCAGCACGATGACATCAAGCCCCGCCTGCTGGGCCACTGGGGTACCTGCCCCGGCATCGCCTTCGTTTATGCTCACATCAACCGTCTTATCTGCAAGCACAACCGTCCCTTCCTCTACCTGGTAGGTCCAGGCCACGGCTTCCCCGCGGTACAGGCCAACCTGTTCATCGAAGGTTCTCTGTCTCACTTCTACCCTGAGACCATCCCGTACAAAGAAGCGGGCATGAAGCAGATCTGCGAGAAGTTCTCCGCAGCCTACGGTTACCCCTCTCACGCCAACCCTGAAGCCCCCGGCCAGATCCTGGAAGGCGGCGAACTGGGTTACTCTCTGGCGGTAGGCTACGGCGCTGCCCTGGATAACCCCGACCTGATCAACGTGGTTCTGGTGGGTGACGGTGAGTCCGAGACCGGTCCTCTGGCCGCCTCCTGGTACGCCAACCGCCTGCTGGATCCTAAGAACTCCGGCGCGGTACTGCCGATTCTGCACATCAACGGCTACAAGATCTCCGGTCCTACCCGTCTGGGTCGTATGGACGACGAAGAGATTCGCATGGAGTTCACCGGTCTGGGCTACGAAGTGCTGTTCGTTGACGATGAGAAAGAGGAAGACGTGTACGTTCAGATGGCTGATGCCATGGACCGCGCCTACGAGATCATCAACGACATCCAGACCCGCGCTCGCAACGGCGAAGATGTATGCAAGCCCAAGTGGCCTGTTATCGCCATGCGCACCGCCAAAGGCTGGACCGGCACCAAAGAAGCCGATGGTAAGAAGCTGGAAGGCAACTGCGATTCCCACCAGGTTATCATCAACAACTGCGCCAAGGACCCTGAGCACCTGCGCATGTTGAACGAGTGGATGGCCAGCTATGGCTTCGATGAGCTGTACAAGATCGAAGATGATGGCTCCATCAAGTTCGATGCCGACATCGAGTCCCTGATCCCCCGTGAAGATCTGCGCATCGGCCGTCAGATCCTGTCCTACGGTGGTGAGGTGGTTCGTCCGCTGAACAAGCCTGACCTGAAGGGACTGTCCTACGGTTCCGAGACCCCTCGCGGTCAGCGTGGCGTGTCCATGAACAAGATGGGTGAGTGGATGCGTGACGCATTCCGCCTCAACGCCGAGCAGAAGAACCTGCGTATCTTCTCTCCTGATGAGACCTACTCCAACCAGCTGCAGGCGGTATTCGAAGAGACCAGCCGTGCCTGGCAGTGGCCCATCAAAGAGTGGGATAACGACATGTCCCGCGACGGCCGCGTGATGGAACTGCTGTCCGAGAACCTGCTGTTCGGTATGCTGCACGGTTACACCGTGACTGGCCGTCACGGCATGTTCCCAACCTACGAAGCGTTCGCCCAGGTGGTTTCCTCCATGTGCGACCAGTACTGTAAGTACGTTTACGCTTCCCAGGGTGTGCCTTTCCGTAAGCCTGTGCCTTCCTGCAACGTGGTACTGTCCTCCCTGCTGGAGCGCCAGGACCACAACGGCTACTCCCACCAGAACCCGTCTCTGCTGGGCGCCATGCTGGAGAAGCACCCCACCATCATCTCTGCCTACCTGCCCGCCGACGGCAACAGCACCCTGTGCTACACCGAGAAGGCGTTTGACGACCGCGATAAGCTGAACGTCATCGTGGCCGGTAAGAAGGAGCTGCCTCAGTGGCTGACCCTGGAAGAGGCCAAGAAGCAGTGTGCTGAAGGCATCATGACCTGGGACTTCGCCTCCGACGAGAACCCAGACGTGGTACTGGCTTCCTGTGGTGACTACGTGACCCAGGAGTGTATGGCTGCCCTGGTTCTGATCCGTGAGCTGCTGCCTACCCTGAAGATCCGCTTCGTGAACATCTCCGAGCTGACCTCCGACGGCATCGGCAGCCTGAAGTACGGCCAGAACCCCACTCTGCTGGATGAGTTCCTGACCAAGGACAAGGGCGTGGTGATCAACTACCACGGCTACCCCAACACCATCCACAAGCTGCTGTTCAACTACCCTGGCATCAAGCGTTGCCGCGTGAAGGGTTACGTTGAAGAGGGTTCCACCACTACCCCATTCGACATGGGTGTACGTAACGGTACCTCCCGTTACCACCTGGTTATCGACATGGCGTACAAGGCCTTCCAGCAGGGCGTGATCACCGATGCTCAGCACGTTGAGATCACCACCGACATGCTGCAGCGCCTGGTAGACCACAGGAACTACATCAAAGAGTTCGGTGTGGATCCCAAGGAGATCACCGATTGGGTATGGTCTCGCTAA
- the epd gene encoding erythrose-4-phosphate dehydrogenase yields MTIRVAINGFGRIGRSTLRALYESGLREQIQVVAINELASPEAIAHLTQFDTTHGRFAQCVSLEQGALRVGTDSIELLHCADPAQLPWKRLGVDIVLECTGKLSSRDDAGLHLQAGAGKVLFSHPAAPDVDATVVFGINEAKLKPEHRIVSNASCTTNCSVPVITLLDEAFGIERGALTTIHSAMHDQQVIDAYHDDLRRTRAASQSIIPVDTRLARGIERILPHLADKFEAIAVRVPTINVTAMDLSLTLRQRVDIDSVNQTLAKAAQGRLRGILDYTEAPLVSSDFNHDPHSCIVDGTQTRVADGHLVKLLIWCDNEWGFANRMLDTCLAMSAQEQI; encoded by the coding sequence ATGACAATACGGGTCGCCATCAATGGATTTGGCCGCATCGGCCGTTCTACTCTGCGAGCGCTCTATGAGAGCGGATTGCGGGAACAGATACAGGTCGTGGCCATCAATGAGCTGGCCTCACCGGAGGCGATCGCCCACCTGACTCAGTTCGATACCACCCACGGCCGCTTTGCCCAGTGCGTCAGCCTGGAGCAGGGGGCATTGAGAGTGGGGACAGACAGCATCGAGTTGCTCCACTGCGCCGATCCGGCCCAACTGCCCTGGAAGCGACTGGGGGTGGACATCGTGCTGGAGTGTACCGGCAAGCTGAGCAGCCGCGACGACGCCGGCCTGCATCTGCAGGCAGGGGCGGGCAAGGTGCTGTTCTCCCATCCGGCGGCCCCGGATGTGGATGCCACCGTGGTGTTTGGCATTAACGAGGCGAAACTGAAACCGGAACACCGCATAGTGTCCAACGCCTCCTGCACCACCAACTGTTCGGTGCCGGTCATTACCCTGCTGGATGAAGCCTTTGGCATTGAGCGCGGAGCCCTGACCACCATCCACTCCGCCATGCACGATCAGCAGGTGATCGACGCCTATCACGACGATCTGCGTCGAACCCGAGCCGCCAGCCAGTCCATCATTCCGGTGGACACCAGACTGGCCCGGGGAATTGAAAGAATACTGCCCCATCTGGCAGACAAATTTGAGGCCATTGCGGTGCGGGTGCCGACCATCAACGTCACCGCCATGGACCTGTCGCTGACCCTGAGGCAGCGAGTCGACATTGACAGCGTAAACCAGACCCTGGCCAAGGCGGCTCAGGGCAGGCTGCGCGGCATCCTGGACTATACTGAAGCGCCACTGGTTTCCAGTGATTTCAACCACGATCCCCACTCCTGCATCGTGGACGGAACCCAGACACGGGTGGCAGACGGCCACCTGGTGAAGCTGCTTATCTGGTGCGATAACGAGTGGGGCTTCGCCAACCGGATGCTGGATACCTGCCTGGCAATGTCGGCACAAGAACAGATTTGA
- a CDS encoding phosphoglycerate kinase yields the protein MSVIKMKDLALAGKRVLIRQDLNVPVKEGKVTSDARIRASLPTIKLALEQGAKVMVMSHLGRPTEGEPAAEFSLQPVVDYLADELACPVRLATDYLDGVEVAEGELVILENVRFNKGEKKDDETLSKAYAALCDVFVMDAFGTAHRAQASTHGVAKFAPVACAGPLLAGELDALGKALDNPARPLVAIVGGSKVSTKLTVLESLSQVVDQLVVGGGIANTFIAAAGHKVGKSLFEADLIDQANTLTAQAQGRGGDIPVPTDVVVGKEFSESAEATLKPVAEVADDDMIFDIGPDSAAALAEVLKSAGTIVWNGPVGVFEFDQFGKGTETIARAIAESDAFSIAGGGDTLAAVDKYEIADKVSYISTGGGAFLEFLEGKKLPAVAMLEQRAQG from the coding sequence ATGAGCGTTATCAAGATGAAGGATCTGGCCCTTGCCGGTAAGCGAGTGCTGATTCGCCAGGACCTGAACGTGCCGGTCAAAGAGGGTAAGGTCACCTCCGACGCCCGTATCCGTGCGTCCCTGCCCACCATCAAGCTGGCCCTGGAGCAGGGCGCCAAGGTGATGGTGATGTCCCACCTGGGCCGCCCCACCGAGGGTGAGCCTGCTGCCGAGTTCTCTCTGCAGCCTGTGGTGGACTACCTGGCCGATGAGCTGGCGTGCCCCGTGCGTCTGGCCACCGACTACCTGGACGGTGTCGAGGTTGCCGAGGGTGAGCTGGTGATCCTGGAGAACGTTCGCTTCAACAAGGGCGAAAAGAAGGATGACGAGACTCTGTCCAAGGCCTACGCCGCCCTGTGCGACGTGTTCGTGATGGACGCCTTTGGTACCGCCCACCGCGCCCAGGCCTCCACCCATGGTGTGGCCAAGTTTGCCCCTGTGGCCTGTGCCGGCCCTCTGCTGGCCGGTGAACTGGACGCCCTGGGCAAGGCCCTGGACAACCCGGCCCGCCCTCTGGTGGCCATCGTGGGTGGCTCCAAGGTCTCCACCAAGCTGACCGTACTGGAGTCACTGTCTCAGGTGGTGGATCAGCTGGTTGTGGGTGGCGGCATCGCCAACACCTTCATCGCGGCGGCTGGCCACAAGGTGGGCAAGTCCCTGTTTGAAGCCGATCTCATCGATCAGGCCAACACCCTGACCGCTCAGGCCCAGGGTCGCGGTGGTGACATCCCTGTGCCGACCGACGTGGTGGTGGGCAAGGAGTTCTCCGAGAGCGCCGAAGCCACTCTCAAGCCTGTGGCTGAGGTGGCCGACGACGACATGATCTTCGACATCGGCCCCGACAGCGCTGCGGCCCTGGCCGAGGTCCTCAAGTCCGCCGGCACCATCGTCTGGAACGGTCCAGTGGGTGTGTTCGAGTTTGACCAGTTCGGCAAGGGCACCGAGACCATCGCCCGTGCCATCGCCGAGTCCGACGCCTTCTCCATCGCCGGTGGCGGTGACACCCTGGCGGCCGTGGACAAGTATGAGATCGCCGATAAGGTCTCCTACATCTCCACCGGTGGCGGCGCCTTCCTGGAGTTCCTTGAAGGTAAGAAGCTGCCCGCGGTGGCCATGCTGGAGCAGCGCGCTCAGGGCTAA
- the fba gene encoding class II fructose-bisphosphate aldolase (catalyzes the reversible aldol condensation of dihydroxyacetonephosphate and glyceraldehyde 3-phosphate in the Calvin cycle, glycolysis, and/or gluconeogenesis) — MALISLRQMLDHAAEHNYGVPAFNVNNLEQMRAIMQAAEATDSPVIVQASAGARKYARPQFLRYLMNAALEQYPDVPVCIHQDHGTSPDVCQRSIQMGFSSVMMDGSLREDGKTPADYGYNVQVTQRTVAFAHACGVSVEGEIGCLGSLETGMAGEEDGVGAEGVLSHDQLLTDPEEAARFVAATKVDALAIAIGTSHGAYKFSKKPTGDVLRIDRIKEIHARIPDTHLVMHGSSSVPQEWLAVINEFGGNIPETYGVPVEEIVEGIKHGVRKVNIDTDLRLASTGAVRRFLAENPSEFDPRKFLKASMDAMAQICTDRYEAFGCAGMGSKMKPLSLQAMYKRYQTGELDPKVHI; from the coding sequence ATGGCACTGATCTCTTTGCGCCAAATGCTGGACCACGCCGCGGAGCACAACTATGGTGTGCCCGCCTTCAACGTTAACAACCTGGAGCAGATGCGTGCCATCATGCAGGCCGCCGAAGCCACCGACTCCCCGGTGATCGTGCAGGCCTCCGCCGGTGCCCGTAAGTACGCCCGTCCCCAGTTCCTGCGCTACCTGATGAACGCCGCCCTGGAGCAGTACCCTGATGTGCCTGTGTGTATTCACCAGGACCACGGTACCTCTCCCGACGTCTGTCAGCGTTCCATCCAGATGGGCTTCAGCTCAGTGATGATGGACGGCTCCCTGCGCGAGGACGGTAAGACCCCGGCGGATTACGGTTACAACGTTCAGGTGACTCAGCGCACCGTTGCCTTCGCCCACGCCTGTGGTGTGTCCGTAGAGGGTGAGATCGGTTGTCTGGGCAGCCTGGAAACCGGCATGGCCGGTGAAGAGGATGGTGTGGGCGCCGAAGGCGTTCTGAGCCATGACCAGCTGCTGACCGATCCTGAAGAGGCGGCCCGCTTTGTTGCAGCCACCAAGGTGGATGCCCTGGCCATCGCCATCGGTACCAGCCACGGTGCCTACAAGTTCTCCAAGAAGCCGACTGGTGACGTGCTGCGCATCGACCGCATCAAGGAGATCCACGCCCGTATCCCTGATACCCACCTGGTGATGCACGGTTCCTCCTCCGTACCTCAGGAGTGGCTGGCGGTGATCAACGAGTTCGGTGGCAACATCCCTGAGACCTATGGTGTGCCCGTTGAGGAGATCGTAGAGGGGATCAAGCACGGTGTTCGTAAGGTGAACATCGACACCGACCTGCGTCTGGCCTCCACCGGTGCGGTTCGTCGTTTCCTGGCGGAGAACCCTTCCGAGTTTGACCCTCGTAAGTTCCTGAAAGCCTCCATGGACGCCATGGCTCAGATCTGTACCGATCGCTACGAAGCCTTTGGCTGTGCCGGCATGGGCTCCAAGATGAAGCCTCTGTCTCTGCAGGCGATGTACAAGCGCTACCAGACCGGTGAGCTGGATCCTAAGGTTCACATCTAA
- a CDS encoding DUF481 domain-containing protein: protein MKKTLLAVALMALSPWALAEDATAPVGNAELGFSNTTGNSEVTTVKGKVEYKHWLSDFENRYLLEALYVEDDQQVSKERYYGEAQTNYRFSEHSYLFGFASNDIDKFSGYRYVATAAAGYGRRLYQGNKIYLDGEIGPGYSYKRVDPAQAPDASNESSIIARANLDFWWAFSENAEFRQKLASDISLSGNATITKAESSVTASLVGSLAMKFAFAVKHTTKPVDDKDSLDTETSMTLLYKF from the coding sequence ATGAAAAAAACACTATTGGCCGTCGCCCTGATGGCTCTTTCTCCCTGGGCCCTGGCCGAAGACGCCACCGCCCCGGTCGGGAACGCTGAGCTGGGATTCTCCAACACCACGGGTAACAGTGAAGTGACCACGGTGAAGGGTAAGGTGGAATACAAACACTGGCTGAGTGACTTCGAGAACCGTTACCTGCTGGAAGCCCTCTATGTGGAAGATGATCAGCAGGTGTCCAAGGAGCGTTACTACGGTGAGGCCCAGACCAACTACCGCTTCAGCGAACACTCCTACCTGTTTGGATTTGCTTCCAACGACATCGACAAGTTTTCCGGTTACCGCTATGTGGCCACCGCCGCCGCCGGTTACGGTCGCCGCCTCTACCAGGGCAACAAGATCTATCTGGATGGTGAGATTGGCCCAGGTTACAGCTATAAGCGGGTAGACCCGGCCCAGGCGCCGGATGCGAGCAATGAGTCTTCCATCATTGCCCGTGCCAACCTGGATTTCTGGTGGGCCTTCTCCGAGAACGCCGAATTCCGTCAGAAACTGGCGTCGGACATCAGCCTGTCAGGCAATGCCACCATCACCAAGGCGGAGTCCTCGGTGACTGCCAGCCTGGTGGGCTCCCTGGCGATGAAGTTTGCCTTCGCGGTCAAGCACACCACCAAGCCGGTGGATGACAAGGATTCTCTGGATACAGAGACCTCTATGACCCTTCTGTATAAGTTCTGA